The Centroberyx gerrardi isolate f3 chromosome 19, fCenGer3.hap1.cur.20231027, whole genome shotgun sequence genome has a segment encoding these proteins:
- the smim12 gene encoding small integral membrane protein 12: MWPVVWTAMRAYAPYVTFPVAFVVGAVGYHLEWFIRGTPKPREEEKSILELREERKLQEQAGTDSTQVLSLKEKLEFTPRAALNRNRSEKS; this comes from the coding sequence ATGTGGCCTGTGGTTTGGACGGCCATGCGGGCCTACGCCCCTTATGTCACCTTCCCTGTGGCCTTTGTCGTCGGGGCAGTGGGCTACCACCTGGAGTGGTTCATCAGAGGGACCCCCAAACCtcgggaggaggagaagagcatcctggagctgagggaggagaggaagctgcAGGAGCAAGCTGGGACGGACAGCACCCAGGTCCTTAGCCTGAAAGAGAAACTGGAGTTCACGCCCAGAGCGGCTCTGAACAGGAACCGATCTGAAAAGAGCTAA